The uncultured Roseibium sp. genome contains a region encoding:
- a CDS encoding helix-turn-helix transcriptional regulator — MPITPMSLERIYSLWDDLADYDVGDIHASRRFLLETVCGLIDAQNADWIGCVRLNSAQSRDPMKGWRPRTLFTLTPCDRTGAAIDAAFEEMERGEPDITTTRNVELAGTFRVLSLKDLATPEWFEGPSYKKYYKALDRQDSLWAGIPINEDAEIQIGFHRSFSSKPFTADDQEIVSHALRGIRWFFKHQMLGEGVGVATAPLTPVEQQVLQGLLLGLTEKQIAGQNNQSPHTTHDHVKRIFRKYGVSSRSALMALWLGKGLISNNHP; from the coding sequence ATGCCGATTACGCCGATGTCGCTCGAACGCATCTATTCGCTTTGGGACGACCTGGCCGACTACGATGTCGGGGATATCCATGCCTCCCGCCGGTTCCTGCTCGAAACGGTCTGCGGCCTGATTGACGCGCAGAACGCGGATTGGATCGGCTGCGTGCGTTTGAACTCGGCCCAGTCGCGCGATCCGATGAAGGGGTGGCGCCCGCGCACGCTGTTCACCCTGACCCCCTGCGACCGCACCGGCGCGGCGATCGATGCCGCATTCGAGGAAATGGAGAGGGGCGAGCCGGACATCACCACCACGCGCAACGTGGAGCTGGCCGGGACGTTCCGGGTCCTCAGCCTGAAGGACCTGGCCACCCCGGAGTGGTTCGAAGGCCCTTCCTACAAGAAATACTACAAGGCGCTCGACCGGCAGGATTCCCTTTGGGCCGGCATCCCGATCAACGAGGATGCGGAAATCCAGATCGGCTTTCATCGCAGCTTCTCAAGCAAGCCTTTCACTGCGGACGATCAGGAAATCGTCTCCCACGCGTTGCGCGGCATACGCTGGTTCTTCAAGCACCAGATGCTGGGAGAAGGCGTTGGCGTGGCAACCGCGCCGCTGACCCCGGTGGAGCAGCAGGTATTGCAAGGTCTGCTGCTTGGCCTGACGGAAAAGCAGATCGCCGGGCAGAACAACCAGAGCCCCCACACCACCCACGACCACGTGAAGCGGATCTTCCGCAAATACGGTGTCTCCAGCCGCTCGGCGCTGATGGCGCTCTGGCTCGGCAAAGGATTGATTTCAAACAATCACCCCTAA
- a CDS encoding quinone oxidoreductase: protein MIRTHQIDAREESANLHLRELPRPQPQAGEVRVRHTWVGVNFVDVYHRIGLYPLPAYPATPGVEAVGVVDKVAEDVTGFAVGDRVAYAGLPAGSYADARTIPAGRLIRLPDDLSDEQVAGSLLRGLTAYLLLHRVTSIAPGQTVLVHAAAGGLGLILVQWLKRLGATVIGTVGSPEKAQIAKAHGLDHAILYRDEDFVSAAAGLTERRGVDFAVDGIGGETLAKTLQAVGAFGTVANVGQVAGAIPPLDLQILNNRFLIRPSVIAFLADNANYHAAANAWFAVLRDGLKVSEVQDYAFEEAALAHVDMEAGRTTGAVRLKVD from the coding sequence ATGATCAGAACGCACCAGATCGATGCACGCGAAGAATCGGCAAACCTCCACTTGAGAGAGCTGCCGCGGCCGCAGCCGCAGGCGGGAGAGGTCCGTGTCAGGCACACCTGGGTCGGCGTGAACTTCGTCGATGTCTATCACCGCATCGGCCTTTATCCGCTGCCGGCCTATCCGGCCACGCCCGGCGTCGAAGCCGTCGGTGTCGTCGATAAGGTCGCAGAGGATGTGACCGGTTTTGCGGTGGGAGATCGGGTTGCCTATGCCGGCCTGCCGGCAGGCAGTTACGCCGACGCGCGCACGATTCCGGCCGGGCGGCTGATCAGGCTGCCGGACGATCTGTCCGATGAGCAGGTCGCCGGGTCCCTGCTGCGCGGTCTGACGGCCTACTTGCTTCTGCATCGGGTCACGTCGATCGCTCCGGGGCAGACTGTTCTGGTCCACGCGGCGGCCGGCGGCCTGGGGCTGATCCTGGTTCAGTGGCTGAAGCGTCTCGGCGCCACGGTGATCGGAACCGTCGGCAGTCCGGAAAAGGCGCAGATCGCCAAGGCTCACGGTCTCGATCACGCCATTCTTTATCGCGACGAGGATTTCGTTTCCGCCGCCGCCGGTCTGACGGAGAGACGGGGCGTGGATTTCGCGGTCGACGGGATTGGCGGCGAGACCCTGGCAAAGACCCTCCAGGCCGTCGGAGCGTTCGGCACGGTTGCCAATGTCGGTCAGGTCGCCGGCGCCATTCCCCCGCTCGACCTGCAAATCCTCAACAACCGTTTCCTCATTCGTCCGAGCGTGATCGCTTTCCTGGCGGACAACGCCAATTATCATGCCGCCGCCAATGCCTGGTTCGCGGTGTTGCGGGACGGGCTGAAGGTGTCCGAGGTTCAGGACTATGCCTTTGAGGAGGCCGCGCTCGCCCATGTGGACATGGAAGCCGGGCGGACGACCGGTGCCGTCAGACTCAAGGTGGATTGA
- a CDS encoding transcriptional regulator, whose translation MSKTEKSAPERLEHPPEDEIDLSKVLFALSEPARLELVRQLKDAPQEAARCNLQDPSLPKSTKSHQMKVLREAGVIRNEPKGRGRLLSLRREELDRRFPGLLDAILDAS comes from the coding sequence GTGAGCAAGACAGAAAAATCCGCCCCCGAACGGCTGGAGCATCCGCCGGAAGACGAAATCGACCTTTCAAAGGTTCTTTTCGCCTTGAGCGAGCCTGCCCGGCTGGAGCTGGTCCGCCAGCTGAAGGACGCGCCGCAAGAGGCCGCCCGCTGCAACCTGCAGGACCCGTCGCTACCGAAATCGACGAAGTCGCACCAGATGAAGGTCCTGCGCGAAGCCGGCGTCATCCGCAACGAACCCAAAGGCCGCGGCCGGCTCCTGTCCCTGCGCCGCGAAGAGCTGGACCGGCGCTTTCCGGGCCTGCTGGATGCCATCCTGGATGCCTCTTGA
- a CDS encoding ceramidase domain-containing protein yields the protein MTQLDLGAQVDRYCERLGPEFWAEPLNAVTNAAFLIAAIVAFLMWRKKTPDDRVALALIGIVFLTGIGSFLFHTFATRWAGMADVIPIVVFIHFYLLIALKRFLGMSWVLAGALVIGFFVMSPGLGEVWAPIVGSSAFYLPALLAIFAVGIAFWRIDKKLGRDLLLTGVLFAVSVTFRALDMPLCADVTAGTHFLWHILNSLVLFSLLRVLILHRSG from the coding sequence ATGACGCAATTGGATCTCGGCGCACAGGTTGATCGATACTGCGAACGGCTCGGTCCGGAATTCTGGGCCGAACCGCTGAATGCGGTGACCAATGCCGCGTTTCTGATCGCGGCGATCGTCGCCTTCCTCATGTGGCGGAAGAAGACGCCGGACGACCGGGTGGCGCTGGCCCTGATCGGGATCGTTTTCCTGACCGGGATCGGCTCCTTCCTGTTTCACACCTTCGCGACCCGGTGGGCGGGGATGGCTGACGTGATTCCCATCGTCGTCTTCATCCATTTCTATCTTCTGATCGCGCTGAAGCGGTTCCTGGGAATGTCCTGGGTTCTCGCCGGAGCCCTCGTCATCGGCTTCTTCGTCATGTCTCCGGGCCTGGGAGAGGTCTGGGCGCCGATCGTCGGATCGTCGGCCTTCTATCTGCCGGCTCTACTCGCGATCTTCGCGGTCGGGATTGCCTTCTGGCGGATCGACAAGAAGCTTGGCCGGGACCTGCTTCTGACCGGTGTCCTGTTCGCCGTCTCCGTCACCTTCCGCGCGCTGGATATGCCCTTGTGTGCTGACGTAACGGCGGGAACACATTTTTTATGGCATATTCTCAACAGTCTGGTGCTGTTTTCGCTTCTGCGGGTTCTCATTTTACACCGCAGCGGGTAA
- a CDS encoding MFS transporter, producing MSHAVSAALPQSRTGFLVATFGSLAMMASASAPSPFYPVLRAEIGFSPALMTVVFAVYALALLSALLVAGSASDHVGRRPVLCLGFALLALALYVFDQATSVSGLILARILQGAACGLLVSTLPATITDFEPRFRPGLAAVINTVVPLLGLALGALVSGFFLDLSASPQAYVFGGFVAICVVFALAIWLFPETAPRHYGFLASLKPRVGVPSSSRKVFWGSTPALFASWATGGLYLSLGASIVAQIFGIHSAILQGVVITLLAGMGALACLVARKRSGHGVILYGTAAMSIGTTICLVALWVGSLPLYLAALAFAGTGFGTCFFGVLRTVVPTAAPDERAELFASIFTLSYLSFSVPSVIAGMLVPVVGLKVTVTLYGVVVIAGAGTAGFLRWRREEA from the coding sequence ATGTCCCATGCCGTTTCCGCCGCTCTGCCGCAGAGCCGCACCGGCTTTCTGGTCGCGACCTTCGGCTCGCTGGCGATGATGGCAAGCGCCAGTGCGCCGTCGCCCTTCTATCCGGTGCTGCGTGCCGAAATCGGGTTTTCGCCCGCGCTGATGACCGTCGTCTTCGCGGTCTATGCCCTGGCGCTTCTCTCCGCCCTTCTGGTGGCGGGCTCGGCATCGGATCACGTCGGGCGGCGGCCGGTGCTGTGCCTGGGCTTCGCGCTTCTGGCGCTTGCCCTTTATGTCTTCGATCAGGCGACGAGTGTGTCCGGGCTGATCCTCGCCCGCATTCTGCAAGGCGCTGCCTGCGGCCTGCTGGTGTCCACATTGCCGGCCACGATCACCGACTTCGAACCGCGTTTCCGGCCGGGGCTTGCGGCGGTGATCAACACTGTCGTTCCGCTTCTGGGGCTGGCCCTCGGCGCGCTGGTGTCCGGCTTTTTCCTCGACCTGTCGGCATCGCCCCAGGCTTACGTGTTTGGCGGGTTCGTGGCGATCTGCGTCGTCTTTGCCCTGGCCATCTGGCTGTTTCCGGAAACGGCGCCGCGCCATTACGGCTTTCTGGCCTCGCTCAAGCCTAGGGTCGGCGTGCCGTCAAGCTCCCGCAAGGTGTTCTGGGGCAGTACGCCGGCACTGTTTGCCAGCTGGGCGACCGGCGGCCTCTACCTGTCGCTCGGCGCGTCGATCGTGGCGCAGATTTTTGGCATCCATTCTGCCATCCTCCAGGGCGTGGTGATCACGCTGCTGGCCGGCATGGGGGCGCTCGCCTGTCTTGTTGCGCGCAAGCGCTCGGGACATGGCGTCATCCTTTACGGCACGGCGGCGATGAGCATCGGCACGACCATCTGCCTCGTCGCGCTCTGGGTCGGCAGCCTGCCGCTTTACCTGGCCGCGCTGGCCTTTGCCGGAACCGGTTTCGGCACCTGCTTCTTCGGTGTGCTGCGCACGGTGGTGCCGACGGCGGCGCCCGACGAGCGGGCGGAGCTCTTCGCGTCGATCTTCACGCTCAGCTACCTCTCCTTCAGCGTGCCCTCCGTCATCGCCGGGATGCTGGTCCCCGTCGTCGGACTGAAAGTAACGGTGACGCTTTACGGCGTTGTCGTCATCGCGGGGGCAGGCACGGCCGGCTTTCTGCGTTGGCGTCGAGAGGAGGCGTGA
- a CDS encoding LysR family transcriptional regulator, with the protein MSKNTQIDWEDLRHFMALADGGSLSQAARSLGVDHTTVARRIASLEAALNLKLIERLPRSVHLTPEGQRIADIGSEMKETSFAILRAAGGAERTLSGAVCVSAPPVLSSAVLAPRLAGFAKDYPDIDITLIGEVAAADLDHRQADISLRLSRPDAPDLIARKLGAMPFAFYAAPDYDLPEAQWSFIGYDAASAPIPQHGWLERRRNGRAVVFRTNDSASQAGAARSGSGVALLPCFLGDADPHLKRLPSADAFPPRDIWMLVHDDLRRAPRIRAVMDVLAEIIAETCGTT; encoded by the coding sequence ATGAGCAAAAACACACAAATCGACTGGGAAGATCTGCGCCATTTCATGGCCCTTGCCGACGGCGGAAGTCTTTCGCAAGCCGCACGCAGCCTCGGGGTCGATCACACCACCGTGGCGCGGCGGATCGCGTCGCTGGAAGCGGCTTTGAACCTGAAACTCATCGAACGCCTGCCACGGTCTGTGCACCTGACGCCGGAGGGCCAGCGGATCGCGGATATCGGGTCTGAGATGAAGGAAACCTCGTTCGCGATCCTGCGCGCTGCCGGTGGGGCCGAACGGACACTGTCCGGAGCCGTCTGCGTGAGCGCACCACCGGTTCTGTCGAGCGCCGTTCTGGCGCCCCGGCTGGCGGGTTTTGCGAAAGACTATCCGGACATCGACATCACTCTGATCGGCGAAGTCGCCGCGGCCGATCTGGATCATCGTCAGGCGGATATATCCCTGCGCCTTTCCAGACCGGACGCACCGGACCTGATTGCCAGAAAGCTGGGCGCCATGCCGTTCGCCTTCTACGCGGCCCCGGATTACGACCTGCCGGAAGCGCAGTGGTCCTTCATCGGCTATGACGCGGCCAGCGCCCCCATCCCCCAGCATGGATGGCTGGAACGCCGCCGGAACGGACGTGCCGTGGTCTTCCGGACCAACGACAGCGCCAGCCAGGCGGGTGCGGCGCGCTCTGGGAGCGGCGTCGCCCTGCTGCCCTGCTTTCTCGGCGACGCGGACCCGCATCTGAAACGATTGCCAAGCGCCGATGCCTTCCCGCCCCGCGACATCTGGATGCTGGTGCATGACGATCTGCGCCGTGCCCCGCGCATTCGCGCTGTCATGGACGTTCTCGCAGAGATCATTGCGGAGACCTGCGGCACAACATGA
- a CDS encoding PLP-dependent aminotransferase family protein → MQDWSHLFATRSSRMAASEIRELLKLLDRPDMISFAGGIPDPALFPATAFSDAYGELFASETCQTALQYSVSEGYPPLRRWIAERMAELGIPCGIDNIMITSGSQQALDYLGKLFLSPGDTALVGWPTYLGALQAFNAYEPAYDRLLPAANRTAQDYCDTAAENGGAVKFAYGSADFANPTGLTLDLSERERVLDLATELDIAVIEDAAYQSLRYDGEPLSPILALDIARNGGIDNTRTIYCGSFSKTLSPGLRVGWVCAAAPVIQKLVLIKQASDLNSSTINQIVMATVAERAFDAQVSQIRKAYRARRDCMLDALERHMPEGVSWSRPEGGMFIWMELPAGINCADLLARSIAETKVAFVPGGAFFPDGTGANCMRLNFSAPSEEKIKDGIARLGRLIKETLYR, encoded by the coding sequence ATGCAGGACTGGAGCCACTTGTTTGCCACGCGGTCGTCGCGGATGGCCGCATCCGAAATTCGCGAATTGCTGAAACTGCTGGACCGGCCGGATATGATTTCCTTCGCCGGCGGTATTCCCGATCCGGCGCTTTTCCCGGCCACTGCCTTCAGCGACGCCTATGGGGAGCTGTTTGCCTCCGAGACCTGCCAGACGGCCCTGCAGTACTCGGTGAGCGAGGGCTATCCGCCGCTGCGTCGGTGGATCGCGGAGCGTATGGCGGAACTCGGCATTCCTTGCGGCATCGACAACATCATGATCACCTCCGGATCGCAGCAGGCGCTGGACTATCTGGGTAAGCTGTTCCTGTCGCCCGGCGACACGGCGCTGGTCGGATGGCCGACCTATCTGGGCGCGCTCCAGGCCTTCAATGCCTATGAGCCTGCCTATGACCGCCTGCTGCCGGCGGCCAATCGGACCGCTCAGGACTATTGCGACACGGCGGCGGAGAACGGCGGGGCGGTGAAATTCGCCTATGGCTCCGCCGATTTCGCCAATCCGACCGGCCTGACGCTGGATCTGTCCGAGCGCGAGCGGGTCCTGGATCTGGCCACAGAGCTCGACATCGCCGTGATAGAGGATGCAGCCTATCAGTCCCTGCGCTATGACGGCGAACCGCTGTCGCCGATCCTGGCGCTCGACATTGCCCGCAACGGCGGCATCGACAACACCCGGACGATCTATTGCGGCAGCTTCTCCAAGACCCTGTCCCCGGGCTTGCGCGTCGGCTGGGTCTGCGCCGCGGCCCCTGTCATCCAGAAACTGGTGCTGATCAAACAGGCCTCCGACCTGAACTCGTCCACGATCAACCAGATCGTGATGGCAACTGTCGCCGAACGTGCCTTCGACGCTCAGGTGTCCCAGATCCGCAAAGCCTATCGCGCCCGCCGCGACTGCATGCTGGACGCCCTTGAACGGCACATGCCGGAAGGCGTGTCCTGGAGCCGGCCGGAAGGCGGCATGTTCATCTGGATGGAGCTGCCGGCCGGCATCAATTGTGCGGACCTGCTCGCCCGCTCCATCGCGGAGACCAAAGTCGCCTTTGTTCCAGGCGGTGCGTTCTTCCCCGACGGGACCGGCGCCAACTGCATGCGTCTCAATTTCTCCGCGCCGAGCGAAGAGAAGATAAAGGACGGAATTGCCCGCCTTGGTCGATTGATCAAGGAGACCTTATACCGATAG
- a CDS encoding spermidine synthase has translation MSALFEELDYAPTPIGAISLRRRRILALETDVFEILLGDEHLMSSLFTASEVALADEGLAALTGGGLDVLVGGLGLGYTAQAALAHESVDDLTVIDLLEPVIRWHREGLVPMKTELADDPRCRLVQGDFFALAASETGFDSEQPGHQYDAILIDIDHTPERLLHGGSKGFYTADGLRGLQRFLKPGGVVGLWSDEPPDEAITALLGTAFAEAWAAPVIFANPLQDGREVTQAVYLGRKA, from the coding sequence ATGAGCGCCTTATTCGAAGAACTGGACTACGCCCCCACGCCCATCGGCGCGATCTCGCTGCGCCGTCGGCGCATCCTGGCCCTTGAAACGGACGTCTTTGAAATCCTGCTCGGCGACGAGCATCTGATGTCGAGCCTGTTCACCGCCTCCGAAGTGGCGCTGGCCGACGAAGGGCTTGCCGCGCTGACCGGCGGCGGGCTGGACGTGCTGGTCGGCGGGCTTGGCCTCGGCTACACCGCCCAGGCCGCACTGGCCCACGAGAGCGTTGACGACCTCACGGTCATCGACCTTCTGGAGCCGGTGATCCGGTGGCACCGGGAAGGCCTTGTGCCCATGAAAACGGAACTTGCCGACGATCCCCGCTGCAGGCTGGTGCAGGGGGATTTCTTTGCGCTCGCGGCCTCCGAGACCGGCTTCGATAGCGAGCAGCCGGGGCATCAATACGATGCCATCCTGATCGACATCGACCACACGCCGGAACGCTTGCTGCATGGTGGCTCGAAAGGGTTTTACACCGCCGACGGCTTGCGCGGATTGCAGCGGTTCTTAAAACCCGGCGGGGTCGTGGGGCTGTGGTCCGACGAGCCGCCGGACGAGGCCATCACCGCCCTCCTCGGCACGGCCTTCGCCGAGGCCTGGGCCGCGCCGGTTATCTTTGCCAATCCCTTGCAGGACGGGCGCGAGGTCACGCAAGCGGTCTATCTGGGTCGCAAGGCCTGA
- a CDS encoding NADP-dependent malic enzyme yields the protein MSDKKTTESDLTEAALYYHQYPRPGKLEIQATKPLGNQRDLALAYSPGVAAPCLEIAKDPAKAADYTARGNLVAVISNGTAVLGLGAIGPLASKPVMEGKAVLFKKFAGIDVFDIEVDERNVDRFVDAVAVLEPTFGGINLEDIKAPECFLIEARLRERMNIPVFHDDQHGTAIIVGAAVRNGLELAGKDISEAKIVASGAGAAALACLNMLVSLGAKMENIWVTDIEGVVYEGREALMDEWKAKFAQKTDKRTLEDVIDGADVFLGLSAAGVLKPDMVAKMGKGPLILALANPNPEIMPEEAQAVRPDVVMCTGRSDYPNQVNNVLCFPYIFRGALDVGATIINEEMKRAAVEAIAGLAREEPSDVAAHAYGGATETFGPNYLIPSPFDQRLILRIAPAVAKAAMETGVATRPIENFDAYLDRLNRFVFRSGLIMKPIIQAATQDPKRIIYAEGEDERVLRAAQVLMEDKIAKPILVGRPDVLQARCERFGLKIRPGRDFEFINPQDDPRYRDYVDEYFSCVGRKGLPPDAARTIVRTNSTVISALAVRRGDADAVVCGLEGRFIRHLRDIRQIIGMRDGVRDLSALSLLISSRGAVFLSDTFVSEDPDAEELAEMAQLAAEEIHRFGIEPKAALLSLSNFGSRDTASSRKMREALEILWQSHPDLEVDGEMHGDAALNELLRERVMPNGKLKGEANLLLFPNLDAANIALNLLKVSTEALHVGPILLGTAKPAHILTPSVTSRGVVNMSALACVEAQKRAVT from the coding sequence ATGAGCGACAAGAAAACCACCGAGAGCGATCTGACCGAAGCCGCCCTGTACTACCATCAGTATCCAAGGCCCGGGAAACTCGAAATCCAGGCGACCAAGCCGCTCGGCAACCAGCGCGACCTGGCGCTGGCCTATTCACCGGGGGTTGCCGCTCCCTGCCTGGAAATCGCCAAGGATCCGGCCAAGGCGGCCGATTATACGGCGCGAGGCAATCTGGTCGCCGTCATTTCCAACGGCACCGCCGTTCTGGGGCTCGGTGCCATTGGCCCGCTGGCCTCCAAACCGGTCATGGAAGGCAAGGCGGTCCTGTTCAAGAAATTCGCCGGCATCGACGTGTTCGACATCGAGGTCGATGAACGGAATGTCGACCGCTTCGTCGATGCGGTCGCCGTGCTCGAGCCCACCTTCGGCGGTATCAATCTGGAAGACATCAAGGCGCCGGAATGCTTCCTGATCGAAGCCAGGCTGCGGGAGCGGATGAACATTCCCGTCTTCCATGACGACCAGCATGGAACAGCCATCATCGTCGGTGCCGCCGTCCGCAACGGGCTGGAGCTGGCCGGCAAGGATATTTCAGAGGCGAAAATCGTCGCCTCCGGCGCCGGTGCGGCAGCCCTTGCCTGCCTCAACATGCTGGTGAGCCTGGGCGCGAAGATGGAGAACATCTGGGTCACGGACATCGAGGGTGTCGTCTACGAGGGCCGCGAGGCGCTCATGGACGAGTGGAAGGCGAAGTTCGCGCAAAAGACCGACAAGCGGACCCTGGAGGACGTGATCGACGGCGCGGATGTTTTCCTCGGCCTGTCCGCAGCCGGCGTTCTCAAGCCGGATATGGTTGCGAAAATGGGTAAGGGTCCGTTGATCCTGGCGCTCGCCAATCCCAATCCGGAAATCATGCCGGAAGAGGCGCAGGCCGTTCGTCCGGATGTGGTCATGTGTACCGGCCGGTCCGACTATCCGAACCAGGTCAACAACGTCCTGTGCTTCCCCTATATCTTCCGTGGGGCGCTCGACGTCGGCGCGACCATCATCAACGAGGAAATGAAACGCGCGGCCGTCGAGGCGATTGCAGGTCTTGCCCGCGAAGAGCCGTCGGACGTAGCTGCGCACGCCTATGGCGGAGCGACGGAAACCTTCGGGCCGAATTACCTCATTCCATCCCCCTTCGATCAGCGCCTGATTCTGCGCATCGCGCCCGCAGTTGCCAAAGCTGCCATGGAAACCGGCGTCGCCACCCGGCCGATCGAGAATTTCGACGCCTACCTGGACCGTCTGAACCGCTTTGTCTTCCGCTCCGGCCTGATCATGAAGCCGATCATCCAGGCGGCGACCCAGGATCCGAAGCGGATCATTTACGCCGAAGGAGAAGACGAGCGGGTTCTGCGTGCCGCCCAGGTGCTGATGGAAGACAAGATCGCCAAGCCGATTCTCGTCGGCCGTCCGGATGTCCTGCAGGCCAGGTGCGAGCGTTTCGGTCTGAAGATCCGTCCCGGGAGGGATTTCGAGTTCATCAATCCGCAGGACGATCCCCGATACCGGGATTATGTGGACGAGTATTTTTCCTGCGTCGGTCGAAAGGGCCTGCCGCCCGATGCGGCGCGTACGATCGTGCGCACCAATTCGACCGTCATCTCCGCGCTCGCAGTCCGCAGGGGCGATGCGGACGCGGTGGTCTGCGGCCTGGAAGGCCGCTTTATCCGCCATCTGCGGGACATCCGCCAGATCATCGGCATGCGTGACGGCGTCCGTGACCTGTCGGCGCTTTCGCTGCTGATCAGCAGCCGCGGAGCGGTGTTCCTGAGCGATACGTTCGTTTCGGAGGATCCCGATGCAGAGGAACTGGCCGAAATGGCTCAGCTGGCGGCGGAAGAAATACACCGCTTCGGCATCGAACCCAAGGCCGCCCTTCTGTCCTTGTCGAACTTCGGGTCGCGAGATACGGCATCCTCACGCAAGATGCGTGAGGCGCTGGAAATCCTCTGGCAGTCTCATCCGGATCTGGAAGTGGACGGCGAGATGCACGGCGACGCCGCATTGAACGAGCTTCTGCGCGAACGCGTGATGCCGAACGGAAAGCTGAAAGGTGAAGCGAACCTGCTGCTCTTCCCGAACCTGGATGCGGCCAATATCGCTCTAAACCTTTTGAAGGTGTCCACCGAGGCACTTCACGTCGGACCGATCCTGCTCGGCACCGCGAAACCGGCGCACATCCTGACCCCGTCGGTTACATCCCGCGGCGTGGTGAATATGTCGGCGCTGGCATGTGTGGAAGCCCAGAAGCGGGCTGTCACCTGA
- the moaB gene encoding molybdenum cofactor biosynthesis protein B: MSRIDESRPFIPLKIAVLTVSDTRSLDEDRSGSTLTDRIARDGHILADRKIVTDDVPAIRDVVKAWIADEAIDVIISTGGTGFTGRDVTPEAIEPLFEKRMDGFSTVFHQISYEKIGTSTIQSRATGGVANATYLFALPGSPGACKDAWDGILKWQLDYRHMPCNFVEIMPRLDEHLKRGKLREA; encoded by the coding sequence ATGTCCCGTATCGACGAAAGCCGCCCGTTTATTCCGCTCAAGATCGCTGTCCTGACCGTGTCGGACACGCGGTCGCTGGACGAGGACCGGTCCGGTTCGACCCTTACCGACCGGATCGCGCGCGACGGCCATATCCTTGCCGATCGCAAGATCGTTACCGATGACGTTCCGGCGATCCGGGACGTGGTGAAGGCGTGGATCGCGGACGAGGCGATCGATGTGATCATCTCCACCGGCGGCACCGGCTTTACAGGTCGGGACGTGACGCCGGAGGCGATCGAACCGCTGTTTGAAAAGCGCATGGACGGGTTTTCGACCGTGTTTCACCAGATCTCCTATGAGAAGATCGGCACCTCGACGATCCAGTCGCGGGCGACCGGCGGTGTGGCGAATGCCACCTATCTTTTCGCCCTGCCGGGCTCGCCCGGAGCCTGCAAGGACGCCTGGGACGGCATCCTGAAATGGCAGCTCGACTACCGGCACATGCCCTGCAATTTCGTGGAAATTATGCCGCGCCTCGACGAGCACCTGAAGCGGGGCAAGCTCCGGGAAGCGTGA